One window of the Rhipicephalus sanguineus isolate Rsan-2018 chromosome 2, BIME_Rsan_1.4, whole genome shotgun sequence genome contains the following:
- the LOC125757470 gene encoding uncharacterized protein K02A2.6-like, with protein sequence MPNFGNLEPFEGGGDDWPCYVDRLKAFFTANDIAEDKRTAVFISCCGQKTYALLRNLVKPDQPSDKTLDEILLVLGNHYCPKPSAVVQRFRFNSRVRAEGESVSNFIAALKSLSEHCNFGKELENMLRDRVVCGINNADVQTRLLEKADLTFEDAVQTALAMEAAKKDAGEIAQAHASTFFSTLRVSAAPVGVSCYRCGEAHLASACRHVKTVCSYCHKRGHLAKVCNTKRKDEQSQSDGSPRPRSFAGRSSLSASNRHRVNTVQDEASATASPAKVFDMWLVDYTKAPPPFTVSVEVCGKPLRMEVDTGASVSIIAKSRLLQLLPSIPLQPSQVFLRSYSGDLKKVQGKADVHVKFHGKEAHLPIFLAGNESPTLLGRNWMQELGIGVSDVEVNIHALADVKHVVQDYTEVSEEGLGTFKGATASLHVPSDAPPRFFKPRPLPYALTDGVTQEIQRLIRDSIIVPVKTARWAAPIVPVTKRDGCIRICGDFGVTINPVATVERYPIPRIEDLWTVLAGGEKFTKLDLRDAYQQVVLDEASRESLSKAEQNYSQLDKEALALVFGVDRFHQYLWGVPFEAHTDHKPLLGLLGANKPVPVQASPRVVRWALKLSAYNYKLVYKPGKELGHADSLSRLPLPNDCTAFPRPAEIFMLEEAYPQLLSPAVVARATRDDPVLSHVVLSVLKGESLPAGPEWKPFSARSAELSLHEGCLLWGSRVVIPKKLLAQVLGVLHASHPGIEKSKMIARSHVWWPGIDNDIANSVKSCATCQAQHRAAQPVQQTPWPFPQRPWSRLHIDFGGPFLGHTFLVIVDAFSKWIEVFPVSSTSADATISALRMAFAQHGLPDIIVSDNGPAFTSAQYLDFLTRNGIRRMLVPPYHPASNGAAERAVQTVENKLKKSGSGNFQTQLSRFLFHYRTTPHEVMGRPPCELLTGRAFKTPLDVLRPSLQTSVLVRQLKQKLYADRGSRPAPSLQPGGSVYARNFRQGAPWVRASVVDITPPSARVILDDRSIWHRHGDHLRLAQTGPPGTSETDALHHASAAAIPQWEQPPLRESTVPDMPEQEAVEPSTSAATTAAAADLDVWHVTVKFSPFWADSPEVWFTQVEAQFSLARIAQDQTRYDYVVAHLDDRYAIDVRDILANPPTANLYEYLKTELIRQLPLSKDQKVRQLQSAELAERKSSQLLCHICALTVQCYAPQKTNTWRVPNHCPLSYYCRDAGHTYCRCRYGEMGLHGFTINAPDPERGDKLGQLCNTSLIDGLEDGLLANWSQ encoded by the exons ATGCCAAATTTCGGCAATCTTGAGCCTTTCGAGGGAGGAGGCGATGACTGGCCCTGCTACGTGGACCGGCTGAAGGCATTCTTCACGGCGAATGACATCGCTGAAGACAAGCGAACAGCCGTCTTCATCAGCTGCTGCGGGCAGAAAACGTATGCGTTGCTTCGCAATTTGGTCAAGCCTGACCAGCCAAGTGACAAGACGTTGGACGAGATTCTGTTGGTGCTAGGAAACCACTACTGCCCGAAGCCTTCTGCTGTTGTGCAGCGGTTCCGTTTCAACTCGCGCGTTCGCGCTGAAGGAGAGTCCGTCAGCAACTTCATTGCAGCGCTGAAGAGCCTTTCCGAGCACTGCAACTTCGGCAAAGAGCTTGAAAACATGCTCCGCGACCGCGTCGTGTGTGGCATCAACAACGCAGACGTCCAAACAAGATTGCTGGAAAAAGCGGACCTGACTTTCGAAGACGCAGTGCAGACCGCCCTAGCAATGGAAGCAGCAAAGAAGGATGCAGGGGAGATAGCGCAAGCTCACGCTAGCACCTTCTTTTCCACCCTCCGCGTCTCGGCAGCGCCGGTGGGCGTGTCCTGTTATCGCTGCGGGGAGGCACACCTGGCGTCCGCTTGCCGGCATGTGAAGACCGTCTGCAGTTACTGCCACAAACGCGGCCACTTGGCGAAAGTTTGCAATACGAAACGAAAAGACGAGCAATCACAGAGTGACGGGTCTCCCAGACCCCGTTCGTTCGCGGGCCGAAGTTCACTGTCGGCGAGCAACCGTCATCGCGTAAATACTGTCCAGGATGAAGCCTCCGCTACAGCTTCGCCCGCCAAAGTTTTCGACATGTGGTTAGTTGACTACACCAAGGCGCCTCCACCTTTTACCGTCAGTGTTGAAGTTTGCGGCAAGCCGCTACGCATGGAAGTGGACACGGGGGCGAGCGTCTCAATCATTGCCAAGTCGCGTTTGCTACAGCTTCTACCTTCAATTCCGCTGCAGCCGTCTCAAGTATTTCTGCGAAGCTATTCCGGGGATTTAAAGAAGGTACAAGGCAAAGCTGATGTCCATGTAAAGTTTCATGGCAAGGAGGCTCACCTACCAATTTTTCTGGCCGGAAACGAATCACCCACTCTGCTCGGACGCAACTGGATGCAAGAATTGGGCATCGGCGTCTCCGACGTTGAAGTGAACATTCATGCACTTGCTGATGTGAAACACGTAGTGCAAGATTACACTGAAGTGTCTGAAGAAGGTTTGGGTACGTTCAAGGGTGCGACAGCTTCACTACATGTACCTTCAGATGCTCCACCACGGTTCTTCAAGCCACGCCCACTGCCGTATGCTTTGACAGACGGAGTCACGCAAGAAATTCAGCGATTAATAAGAGATTCCATCATTGTTCCGGTGAAGACAGCTAGGTGGGCTGCCCCAATTGTTCCCGTGACAAAAAGGGATGGGTGCATCAGAATCTGTGGGGACTTTGGTGTCACCATTAACCCAGTCGCGACGGTGGAACGCTACCCTATTCCAAGAATTGAGGACTTGTGGACTGTGCTGGCCGGAGGTGAGAAATTTACAAAGTTGGACTTGCGTGACGCATACCAGCAAGTCGTCCTGGATGAGGCCTCTAGAGA AAGTTTATCAAAAGCAGAGCAAAACTATAGTCAACTTGACAAGGAAGCACTGGCCTTGGTGTTTGGCGTGGATCGGTTCCACCAGTACTTGTGGGGCGTACCGTTTGAAGCACacactgaccacaagccacttcttggacttCTGGGTGCCAACAAGCCTGTTCCTGTGCAGGCTTCGCCAAGAGTGGTCAGATGGGCCCTGAAGCTCTCCGCGTACAATTACAAACTTGTCTACAAACCTGGCAAAGAGCTCGGGCATGCCGATTCGCTTAGTAGACTGCCGCTGCCCAACGATTGCACTGCATTTCCTCGCCCTGCTGAGATCTTCATGCTGGAGGAGGCATATCCACAACTCCTCTCACCAGCTGTTGTAGCGCGAGCCACAAGAGACGATCCGGTATTGAGCCATGTTGTCCTATCTGTGTTGAAAGGAGAAAGCCTCCCAGCGGGACCAGAGTGGAAACCCTTCAGTGCCAGAAGTGCAGAACTCAGTCTCCATGAAGGCTGTCTACTATGGGGATCAAGAGTCGTGATTCCGAAAAAATTGCTGGCCCAGGTACTTGGTGTGCTTCATGCCAGCCACCCGGGTATTGAGAAGAGCAAGATGATCGCCAGGagccatgtctggtggccaggcatTGACAATGACATCGCAAACAGTGTGAAGAGCTGCGCTACGTGCCAGGCTCAACATAGAGCTGCCCAGCCAGTGCAGCAGACACCCTGGCCTTTTCCACAGCGACCTTGGTCTAGGCTTCACATTGATTTCGGGGGACCATTTCTAGGGCATACCTTCTTGGTTATAGTGGACGCCTTCTCGAAATGGATAGAAGTCTTCCCTGTGTCTTCCACATCAGCAGACGCTACCATTTCTGCCTTGAGAATGGCATTCGCCCAGCACGGCCTCCCTGACATCATAGTTTCGGACAATGGTCCTGCTTTTACCAGTGCACAGTACCTGGACTTCTTGACTCGAAATGGAATACGTCGCATGCTGGTACCGCCGTATCACCCTGCGTCCAACGGTGCCGCAGAGCGAGCAGTACAGACTGTCGAAAACAAACTCAAGAAATCTGGGTCGGGCAACTTCCAAACACAACTGTCCCGGTTCTTATTCCACTACAGGACTACACCTCACGAAGTAATGGGTCGGCCACCGTGCGAACTCCTCACAGGGAGAGCCTTCAAGACACCGTTGGATGTCTTGCGGCCAAGCCTGCAGACGTCGGTACTTGTAAGGCAACTTAAGCAGAAGTTGTATGCCGACAGAGGATCCCGGCCAGCTCCGTCATTGCAACCAGGAGGCAGCGTGTATGCGCGAAACTTTCGACAGGGAGCACCATGGGTgcgggccagtgttgtcgacatcacCCCGCCGTCGGCCCGCGTCATTCTCGACGATAGGTCTATATGGCACCGACACGGTGACCACTTGCGTCTTGCCCAGACAGGGCCACCGGGTACATCTGAAACGGATGCACTTCACCATGCTAGTGCTGCGGCCATACCACAATGGGAACAGCCTCCTCTCCGTGAATCAACTGTTCCGGACATGCCGGAGCAAGAGGCTGTCGAGCCGTCTACAA gcgctgctaccactgcggccgctGCTGACCTGGACGTCTGGCATGTCACTGTCAAATTTTCGCCATTTTGGGCGGACTCACCCGAGGTATGGTTCacccaagtcgaggcccagttctccctggcgcgcatcgcACAAGACCAGACCCGCTACGATTATGTTGTCGCCCACCTGGACGACCGCTATGCCATCGACGTCCGAGATATccttgccaacccaccaacggccaacctgtacGAATACCTCAAGACCGAACTCATCCGCCAGCTGCCACTCTCGAAAGATCAGAAagtgcgacaacttcagtccgcagaacttgccgagcgcaaaTCTTCGCAGTTACTCTGCCACATCTGTGCTCTCACAG TCCAGTGCTACGCCCCACAAAAGACCAACACTTGGCGCGTCCCCAACCATTGCCCGCTCAGCTACTACTGCAGAGACGCAGGCCACACCTACTGTCGCTGCCGGTACGGCGAGATGGGCCTGCATGGCTTCACCATCAATGCACCAGATCCAGAGCGAG GCGACAAGTTGGGCCAGCTGTGCAACACATCTCTCATCGATGGACTTGAAGacgggctactggcaaattggaGTCAATGA